Sequence from the Salvelinus alpinus chromosome 35, SLU_Salpinus.1, whole genome shotgun sequence genome:
GTTTCCAGGTGCCAATAGGTACCTACGGGCCACAGCCCCTCCGGCACCACCCCCAGGAAGAGGCCATGGAAGTGGGCCAGCCAGCTGATGCAGGCCCTCATCTCTGCATCCCTAACGCTGGTTCTTCTCTGGTCGAAGCCCACCGCATCCAGGTCCTCCAGAACGATCAGCTGTTCGTCCCCGTATGAACAAGCAGCCAGAGAGGATGGCATTCGACATCCATCATTGGTGGAGTAGTTCTGGTACCAGTGTCTCCACTTGGTAGGACCTCACCTTGCGCATGTGAGACAGGTCTGTGTTCCAGCCTCCAGGGTGCTGGCCTCCTTTGGGAACATGACATGTTTGACAACGAATGAGGGGCGGTAACAGCCATCTAAATGGAACTTCACAATCTGGCCTTAGCCGCTCCACAGCGTCTGGATTTTGTCACCAACACGCAGTGCCTTTGCACCACACTCCTGTAGAATAAAGGTCCTGATATTCTTGTTTCATTCTTAAAGACTTTCACCAGACCGAAAAATAACAGGTTAAGTTATGTCAATGTGTCAAAAAAAACTACAGCTTTTCACAAATACATGTAGATAGAAAAGTGTTGAATGGTGGAATAACAAAGtaagcatgcacgcacacagtTTAATTGAATAGGAAATGCAAGTCTATGCGTTTCACACACATGGAGGAAATTGAACTTCGACAAACTATTTAATTAAGCGCAATCTTTCAGTTCCACACACCGCCATCTCACAAGGGACACAGTCAAAACATTAGTTAACAACGCCAATGTGCGTAAAACTCACGATGAACATGTGATGCACGTCgagttgtattgtgttgtgtttcgATCATGAATACTCTTCAATGTGGACTGGAGATTTACATCAATCAATGGCGAAATACTGCCACCAACTGGATTGGAGTGTAAAAGCTCTCGTCATCGCTGAAGCTACCCGGAAGCTAAATCATGGAAATCACTTGTTGTTATCGAGCAGAAAGTAGCTCGTCTACTTGCTAGCTGTATATCATAATGATATTGTCAAGGCGGTTGTTTGTATTCCATTCATTTGATAATCTTCTCTTAAAAATCTATATTTTGGAACTGTAACTCATTGCTTTGATTTAGTTGTCTGACGTTCTGTCAAGTTCGTCTTGCTAGCTAACgccgctagctaacgttagttagctaactttAGTTCCGAATGACAGGGACAGCCATATTTTCCAGGCTGTATGAAGGCGTTTGAAAAAACGTTAGAACAAAATGGATTGCACGGCACTGGAGCACGATGGAGTTAAATTTGCTAAAACTGCTGTCATCTGCGACCAGAATGGAAAATACAACGAGGCTGTCTTCTATTATAAGGTAACGTTAAGGACTCTGAATGAAATGGATGTTGTGTAATAATTTGCCACACTACTCATTGGCTTTTACTTTCACCTGCATCTTATGGTCACCCTTGTGAAATAGACTAATTGATCACTGATGCACTTTTAGCCTTTAGAAGTGGCATCCCAGTGTTTACACCTGTGTAACAAACGGTATGTATTAAGCCTTTAAGGTGTATCCAGAAGCTCAAATAATATAGGGTACCTTACTATCGTAGTGGTACTTGACCCATGgttaagacacttgtattttgcTACATGAAAATGAATTTGTCATTTTGAGAGCAATAATGTTGGTGTTGTATGTGATATTAGGAGGCGGCACAAGCCCTGATCTACGCCGGCATGGCAGGGTCTAAACTGGAGGGCATCCAGGATAAAGTCAATGAGTACCTGGACCGGGTTCAGGCCCTACACAATGCTGGTGAGTCCAACTCAACAGCGTAGGGAAACGGGTGATCCTCCATAACCACTTCTGATCCAACTTCATTCACTCTCATACTCCATCCAGAATGTttgggcccgtattcataaagcattGCAGTGAgtagcctacagtgcattcggaaagtattcagaccccttgactttttccacattttgttacggtgcagccttattctaaaatgaattaattacatttttccctcatcaaactacacacaataccccataatgacaaagcaaaaacaggtttttagaaatgtttgcaaatgtattaaaaaaccagaaatagcttatttacataagtattcagaccctttgcaatgagactcaaaattgagctaaaATTGCAACCTGTTTCccttaatcatccttgagatgtttctacaacttgattggagtccacctgtggtaaattcaattgattggacatgatttggaaaggcacacctgtctatataaggtcccacagttgacagtgcaagtcagatCAAAAactaagacaggattgtgtcaaagcaTAGATCTGGggacacatttctgcagcattgaaggtccccaagaacacagtggcctccatcattcttaaatggaagaagtttggaaccaccaagacttcctagagctggccgcccagccaaactgagcaatcaggggagaaaggccttggtcagggaggtgaccaagaagctcCAGAGTTctttctgtggagatgggagaaccttccagaagaacaaccatctctgcagcactccaccaatcaggcctttatggtagagtggccagacggaagccacttctcagtaaaaggcacatgacagcccgcttggtgtttgccaaaaggcacctaaagtactctcagaccatgagaaacaagattctctggtctgatgaaaccaagattgaactctttggcctgaatgccaagcgtcacgtcgaAAGGAAACTAGGCaccactcatcacctggccaataccatccctactgtgaagtgtggtggcagcatcatgctgtggggatgtttttcagcagcagggactgggagactaatcaggattgagggaaagatgataactccttgatgaaaacctgctccagagagctcaggacctcagactggggcgaaggttcaccttcaaacaggacaatgactctaagcacacagccaagacaacgcatgagtggcttcgggacaagtctatgaatgtccttgagtggcccagccagagccatctctggagagacctgaaaatagctgtgcagcgacgctccccatccaacctgacagagcctgagaggatctgcagagaatgggagaaactccccaaatacaggtgtcccaagaagacttgaggctgtaattgctgccaaaagtgcttcgacaaagtactgagtaaagggtctgaatacttatgtaaatgtcatatttcagttttattttatacatttgccaaCCTAtttgtgctttgtcattatggagtattgtgtgtagattgaggggtggaaaaagtcaaggggtctgaatactttcgaatgcactgtatctagtcCTTAGCCTATCTAATGTTGGATCACAGTAAACTTAGTGAGTTTCCTTCTGAGTCATTCTTTCCATGACCTACCGAACAGCTTACACTTCACTTCACTTgtttgtgcatgtttgtgtgagatgtgagggccTTCGCTTGTGTTTATGAAACTGGCCCACAgattgagtttgagtttatttttatagggacagtgcacattaatcaacatttcagtaaaagcgacggttttagccagccggcaaattttcaaccgcagtccctgtgCAGgctattaaaaacaattacaataacaatacagacaaacaatgagcagtgagcacatgcagagcaacataggacaagcaacacatAGCAGACAGAGCAATAGCACAAAAAGCAAAatacataaaagcaacaaagggTGTGTGGGTATGTCCCGTTAAGTTGGAGAGTGGGTGTGACTCAGGTTCATACTATACGGTTGCCCGGGCCTAAAAGCCTCTTAATATCTCTGTCGCTCATGagggacatgttactgtattcaAGTTGATATGAGGCACTAGCCTTATTTGGGTAGAGGAAACCTCTCATTGTTTCCAGTGTTTCTCAATGCTGTAGTTGGCAGTAGCTATCCTAacatatccacatcacctcaaaTATATAACACCTATATTTCCCTCATCCAGTTATTTTCTTAGTCAGCCTCTCATTGAGGATATCCTAGCGGTtgtagcgttgggccagtaacctaaaggttgctgATTTGAATACCTGAGCTGGCAAGGTGAAAAATTGGTCGgtgcccttgagcaatgcacttaaccctaatttgctccaggggcgccatactactatggctgtaaaacaacaacatttgtctgcacctatccagtgtatgtgaaaatatatatatttttaatgttcCGTTGTGTCCTACTTACCTTTGACCCCATGCAGTTCAAGCTCAAAGTAGCGATCCTCTGAAGAGCAAGCAGCAGGTGGATCTGGAGCGGGCCCACTTCCTGGTCACCCAGGCCTTTGAGGAGGATGAGAAGGGCAATGGGGACGAGGCCATCGAGCTCTACACACAGGCCGTGGAACTCTGCATCCAGACGGTAGGGGCTGCTTAGGAAAGACCCAGGCTTCTTTTAGGCCCACTGCGAGACTACAGAGGCAACATTCACCACCAATGCTCTTGTATTGAGCAAAACAACAAAATTAGCTATACTCTCTGCTATTCAGACCACTGTATCAAACATTTATACAGGATGTTAATTCCTGGGTCATCACCAGGTCCAATGGAGGTGTAGTCAGGAACAGGTATAAGAACTGTTTATTTGGATTAGGCCATGAACAGATTGATGCACCACTAGCCTTCATTGTATGTATTGACATCTCTCTTGATCTAGTCTCTAGGGTACATAATTTGTGGCAGGTGTCAAgtgtaaccccccccccactccttTTCTCCCACTTTCTCACAGTCTCATGATACGACAGACCAGGGGCTGCAGGGCAAACTGAAGCAGCTGGCTCGTCAGGCCCTCGATAGGTAAGGtcattctcccctcctctctatagTGTAATATTTCTACATTTCTAAtgttgtatacagtgcatttggaaagtattcagacccttgacttttcccacattttgttaagttacagccttatttttaaatggattaaatacatacatattttcatcaatctacacacaataccccataatgacaaagcgaaacaggtttagacatttttgcaaatgtattacaaataaaaaaaactgaacttatttaccctttgctctgagactcgaaattgagctcaagtgcatcctgttgccatggatcatccttgaggtgtttctacaacttggaatccacctgtggtacattcaattgattggaaatgatttggaaaggcacacatctgtctatataaaggtcccacagttgacagtgcatgtcagagcaaaaaccaagccataaggtcgaagtaattttccgtagagctccgagacaggattgtgtcaaggctttcaatgtctgcagaattgaaagcccccaagaacacagtggcctccatcattcttaaatggaagaagtttggaaccaccaagacttcctagagctggccgcctggacaaactgagcaatcgggggagaagggccttggtcagggaggtgaccgagaacccgatggtcactgacagagttcccaagaagactcaaggctgtgatTGCTGCCacaggtgctttaacaaagtactcggtagagggtctgattacttatgttaatgtgatatttacgttttttatttttaatacattttctaaaaacctgtttttgctttgtctttatggggtattgtgagtagattgatacGTATTTGTTACGTACGCCTCtaggaagagggaacgcaacaccctgctacaactcaactccccgtggcgTGAAAGATGAATGGGattgtaggtgcgagtaaggatgacaaaggcaGAGAATTTACCGTTTACAGGGAATTTATTCCGTCACACGGTAATTTTGGGAAAAAGAGGCTGGAcgaaagcaaagaaagtaaaagttaacgagccccctctcctaccttacctgcctacccactacttacctaactagccccacctggtgcgctaaccaaaatacagggggtggtccgcccaggtcttacctagtgtgcatagacagtaaatactacgggttatgtatgcccgcaggcctcttgcttAAGCAcaccctaggtgccttccccttcccccctgggaataAATTAAACAGAATAAAAACGTAAGTAAACAATTTCAAGAATCAAAAACACTGCGTCCTATTGACACACCCATACCTCAGATCAGCGGCACAAACCAAACTTAACACAAACCTGTCTctcagcaacaaccaacacaggacataaccatcagctctctctcagcaacaaccaacacaggacataaccatcagctctctctcagcaacaaccaacacaggacataaccatcagctctctctcagcaacaaccaacacaggacataaccatcagctctctctcagcaacaaccaacacaggacataacCATCAGCTTTCTctcagcaacaaccaacacaggacataacCATCAGCTCTCTCTTAACAAGAGAACACTGGCTTTTCTAGCTTCAGAAGGAGTCTGTAATGGGATACAGCTGTATCCTCTGACGAGAGGGTGGGGTCAGTTCCAATTAgcaatggggccgaccaatcagctgcttgggggaagCCATTTCATGaaaaacaaacatacaaacaaaaccacaacacagaaactggggaacgtaacagtatttaaaaaaatccattttagaataaggctgtaacttaacaaaatgtggaaaaagtcaaggggtctgaatactttccgaatgtgctGTAAATGATCAAGGAACACCAACCCGACTGACCAACCAACCACTTTGTTTCTCTCCAGGGCGGAGGGGCTGAAGGAGTCCCAGTCCGCCAGTCCCTTAGCCCAGTCACCACAGGACAGGCCGGGGCCCTCAGGGGCCAAACCTAGTGGGGGGCCTTGCCCCGTCAGACAGTTCTTCCCCCTTGGACCTGACTTCTCCCTCCAGAACCGTCCCCAGCCAGTCAGGCCGGTCCAGTCCAGCGAGCCTCAGGGTCAGCGCTACACCTCAGAAGAGATCGAGGTGCTCAGGTGAGCAGGCTGGGATCTATCTGGACTCTGGAGAATCATAGAACATGGTCAACACATTGAGTTTAGGCACCCAAGAAGCAATGATCTGTGGTTCCATAATAATCCCCATTTCCCTCGGAGCATAATGCCAGTGTGTGACTGGTTTTTCTAAAGGTTAGCTAGTAACACACCTTTGTTTGGTTGAAGGTTCAGGTTTGACTCTCGTCTACATTTTCACCTGCTGGGTAAGGTACACATGTTACATTTCTCCtgattctcctctcctcctttccaaaTAGGAGCACGTCCAAGATCAACAGCATACCCTTCGTCCCCTTCATGAGCGTGGACCTGAAGGAGAGATTTGCCTTTCCTGTTCCATTCTCGTAAGTCAGGATATTCTTGGCCGAGTTAAAAAAGCTCCTTAGTAAGTGGGTGTACAGATTGTAGAATACAGACATGATACATTTCTACTGACAACCAATTTCCATCTGAAAGCAGATACTAGATGGAGTGCCGCTTGATTGCATCAGCTGTTAATTTGTGATTAACGTCAGACTTTTTATTCTCTGTGGATGTTTCCCAGGGACAAACTAGGCAAGCTGGCCCTGTCTCCCAAGCAGAGAACCATCTTCTCCCGCTGGGTTCGCCCTGACGAGATCTGCAATAACCCCACCATGATCTTATCTGTATCCAGCTTCAGCATCAAACAggtccagccacacacacagccgcCAATATTCAATATCAATAATCAAGACCAAAATGAACCCTGTAAAATACATCATTATTTAAGGTGTAGACCACTAAGAGTGCAGTAGCTATATGAGTTGTATTGGAATTGACTCATCATCAGATGGCGCCACTTGTACTTATGTTTTGTCTGATAAAACCTACCTACTTTATAGATAATCTGCTCTATACTGAATACCTGTCAATGTGACGGATAAAACTGACAGATTCACCTCCCATCCTGGTGGTCGGATGTCAGTCTCATACTCTTAATGTTAATCACCAACTCTCTCCTGTTAGACGGTGGTGTCTGACTGCTCGTTCGTGGCGTCGTTAGCCATCAGCGCTGCCTATGAGCGACGCTACAACAAGAAGCTCATCACCAGCATCATCTACCCCCAGAACCGGCGCGGGGAGCCAGAGTATAACCCCTGTGGGAAGTACATGGTGAAGCTTCACATCAACGGTGTGCCCAGAAAGGTAACACACTGCAGAACCTGGGACTTGGTTCCACTGGTGCTCAATGTCATTGTGAGATAAGCTAGCAAACCTCACTCTCTAAATGACTAGACTGTCACTGTAAAGCTGCCATGTCTTTGACAGTGTCTACCAATGggttgtattgttgtaagtgttcccCCTCCTGTTCCCTGCAGGTCATTATAGACGACTTCCTGCCATGTGGTCAGAATGGAGAGCTGCTGTGTTCCTACTCCAGCAACAGGAACGAGCTGTGGGTCTCCCTCATAGAGAAGGCCTACATGAAGGTGATGGGAGGCTACGACTTCCCCGGCTCCAACTCGGTGAGGGAGTTCCCCCTGTGAAAGTACTACCCCTTTTGCACTGGGCTCTGTCCAATAGCCAAACGTGCAACTCAATTATCTGCTTTGGCTACATCTCCTTGTCTCCTACTGAATTGATATGAGAGAAGCGAATGTTTCACTTTGGAGAATGTTTCAGAGCTAACAACAGTTCCCTCAAATTCACAGCGTGGGCTAAATTCCACATTTCATCCATTGTGCGTGATTGGACAGTTGGCTCTTGTTATTGATGTTCTCTATAGTGTGATCTCTATTCGTTCTGTCTTATTGTATTGTAGAACATCGATCTGCACGCACTCACTGGCTGGATCCCAGAGCGTATCGCCATGCATTCAGACAATCAGTCATTCATCAAGGACGACACCTTCCGCATGCTCTACCAGAGGTgagacacgcagacacaaacacacactcattaaTTCACCCATGCACACACTTAAGGGCCTACATAGTCCATCTGCTCTGTAgaattcacacatacagtacacaccaaGAGATATGACTCACAGATTCGTACACATTTGAAACACTTTATTTGAATCCACAAATCGTATTACATTTGTaaaaagatacacacacacaccgagtaaTGCCACTAATCCATCCTCCAGTCAGGTAGTGATTTTTCATGATTACCTTTGCTGCCAGATGGTAATAGACATGGTTATCAATACCTCAGAGTTTGGTCTCCTAGCCAAGATAGCTGACCTACTACTctcacatccccctctcctctcatgacAGGTTTCACCGGGGCGATGTCCTAATCACCACGGCAACGGGGGTGATGACAGAGGAGGAGGGCGAGAGGTGGGGCCTTGTGCCAACGCATGCCTACGCTGTCCTGGATATCCGGGAGCACAAAGTAAGTGTTAGTGTTAACTTAGCATAACCACTCATAgttgttacagtagcttgttagcataaccaCTCATAGATGTTACAGTACCTTGTTAGCATAACCACGCACAgatgttacagtagcttgttagcataaccaCTCATGGTTGTTACAGTAGCTTGGTTAGCATAACCATTCATGGTTGTTTCAGTAGCTTGGTTAGCATAACCATTCATGGTTGTTTCAGTAGCTTGGTTAGCATAACCACTCATAGTTGTTACAGTAGCTTGGTTAGCATAACCATTCATGGTTGTTTCAGTAGCTTGGTTAGCATAACCACTCATAGTTGTTACAGTAGCTTGGTTAGCATAACCACTCATGGTTGTTTCAGTAGCTTGGTTAGCATAACCTCTCACAgatgttacagtagcttgttagcataaccaCTCATGgttgttacagtagcttgttagcATCACCACTCATGGTTGTTACAGTAACTTGGTTAGCATAACCACTCATGgttgttacagtagcttgttagcataaccaCTCATGgttgttacagtagcttgttagcataaccaCTCATGgttgttacagtagcttgttagcataaccaCTCATGGTTGTTATAGTAGCTTGGTTAGCATAACCACTCATGGTTGTTACAGGAGCTTGTTAGCATAACCACTCATGgttgttacagtagcttgttagcataaccaCTCATGgttgttacagtagcttgttagcataaccaCTCATGgttgttacagtagcttgttagcataaccaCTCATGGTATACATGTAGCATGATCTGTTTTATTTGTATCTGGTCAATTTCATTTATGtctttggtattttattaggctccccattagctgttgcaaaagcagcagctattcttcctggggtccacatgaaacatgacatcatacagaacattaatagacaagaacagctcaaggacagaactacataaaacattttttaaaaggcacacgtagcctacatgtcaatgcatacacacatctacgtcaaataggggagaggcgttgtgccgtgaggtgttgcttcatctgtttttttaaaaccaggtttgctgtttatttgagcaatatgagatggaacagagttccatgcaataatcgCTTTATGTAAtattgtacgctttcttgaatttgttctggatttggggattgtgaaaagacccctggtggcatgtctgatggggtaagtgtgtgtgtgtcggagctGTGTAAgttcaactcttagccaagagagactggcatgcatagtatttatatcagccctctgattacaatgaagagcgaaacgtgccgctctgttctggaccagctgcagcttaactaggtctttccttgcagcactggaccacacgactggacaataatcaagataagacaaaactagagcctgcagaactttgtAACTTTGCGCATCATTAATAGTGTTCTGCCTGCATGCTAAGCTTCTTTGCCATTTGATCTGGCTCTCAGGGGAAGCGATTCCTGCAGCTGAAGAACCCGTGGAGCCACCTGAGGTGGAAAGGCCGCTTCAGTGAACGGGACGAGAAAAACTGGACCCCAGAACTTCTCAAATACCTCAACTTTGACCCCAAGACCGCACAGAAGTTTGATAACGGCGTGTTCTGGATCACGTTTGAGGACCTGTGCCAGTACTATGATGTCATCTACCTGAGCTGGAGCCCC
This genomic interval carries:
- the LOC139564448 gene encoding calpain-7-like, whose product is MDCTALEHDGVKFAKTAVICDQNGKYNEAVFYYKEAAQALIYAGMAGSKLEGIQDKVNEYLDRVQALHNAVQAQSSDPLKSKQQVDLERAHFLVTQAFEEDEKGNGDEAIELYTQAVELCIQTSHDTTDQGLQGKLKQLARQALDRAEGLKESQSASPLAQSPQDRPGPSGAKPSGGPCPVRQFFPLGPDFSLQNRPQPVRPVQSSEPQGQRYTSEEIEVLRSTSKINSIPFVPFMSVDLKERFAFPVPFSDKLGKLALSPKQRTIFSRWVRPDEICNNPTMILSVSSFSIKQTVVSDCSFVASLAISAAYERRYNKKLITSIIYPQNRRGEPEYNPCGKYMVKLHINGVPRKVIIDDFLPCGQNGELLCSYSSNRNELWVSLIEKAYMKVMGGYDFPGSNSNIDLHALTGWIPERIAMHSDNQSFIKDDTFRMLYQRFHRGDVLITTATGVMTEEEGERWGLVPTHAYAVLDIREHKGKRFLQLKNPWSHLRWKGRFSERDEKNWTPELLKYLNFDPKTAQKFDNGVFWITFEDLCQYYDVIYLSWSPALFRESSCIHSTWDGKQGPVKDAYSLANNPQYRLEVTCPAGGTAVWVLLTRHITDKDDFAQNREFITLVVYKTEGKKVYYPADPPPYIDGIRINSPHYLTKMRLTSAGTHTFTLVVSQYEKQNTINYTLRVYSGCKFSFSKIPTPFTHTKRINGQWKGPSAGGCGNYKDSYKHNPIYQFNLERPGPMLIELRGSRQYSVGFEMVTVSTVVEPGPAGHPKKNSGDYRCGFCYMEADHVPAGIYNVIPTTFLPKQEGPFFLDFSSATSLKVSQLQ